A genomic segment from Polyangium mundeleinium encodes:
- a CDS encoding NADPH-dependent FMN reductase, with protein sequence MIRIAIVIGSTRPGRKAEAVARWVYDLAAKRTDATFELVDLAEYNLPLLDEPFPPSTGKYTKDHTKAWSAKVASFDAYVFVTPEYNHGPSGALKNALDFLYREWNDKAAGFVAYGSAGGTRAVEQLRLVLSELQVAHVRNQVALSLRTDFENYTTFKPADHHEKTVSGMLDQLVAWGGALAHLRAARAARSVP encoded by the coding sequence ATGATCCGAATCGCCATCGTCATCGGCAGCACGCGCCCCGGTCGGAAAGCGGAAGCCGTCGCCCGCTGGGTGTACGACCTCGCCGCAAAGCGCACGGACGCGACCTTCGAGCTCGTCGACCTCGCGGAGTACAACCTCCCGCTGCTCGACGAGCCTTTCCCTCCGTCGACGGGCAAATACACGAAGGACCACACGAAGGCCTGGAGCGCGAAGGTCGCCTCCTTCGACGCGTATGTCTTCGTGACGCCCGAATACAACCACGGCCCCTCGGGCGCGCTGAAGAACGCGCTCGATTTCCTCTATCGCGAATGGAACGACAAGGCCGCCGGGTTCGTCGCGTATGGAAGCGCCGGCGGCACGCGCGCCGTCGAGCAGCTCCGCCTCGTGCTGTCCGAGCTCCAGGTGGCTCACGTTCGCAACCAGGTCGCGCTCTCGTTGCGCACCGATTTCGAGAACTACACGACGTTCAAGCCGGCGGACCACCACGAGAAGACGGTGTCCGGCATGCTCGACCAGCTTGTTGCCTGGGGCGGGGCCCTCGCGCACCTGCGCGCCGCCCGCGCCGCCCGGTCGGTCCCTTGA
- a CDS encoding protein kinase domain-containing protein, which translates to MTTDKGEDDRKPADSDSGVVVSPSQSLPAPTVRARSLSPRAPSSPFFRNEALPGVAHLYEGPPPSVTATPAAAAPLLFVCDECWRTFTDGSQLSCACERPRPVEGWAAMPYVLRGRFLFVELLGRGGMGAVFRAYDQASKDRPWVAVKVIQKGLPEFEASLKEMFRREVAAAQMLAQHKQFFVDVLGFDDVAPAYLALEYVPWQTLAEVVASLPAIERRLPPAQVARIGIAVLRGAAKMHFHRIVHRDLTPANIFVRYVPDREGYDVKITDLGLWAFDQVQGESDSLSLVGMPGTAGTAAYMSPEQSTGEKVGAASDLHAIGSVLWELATGSVPYPATTDGRVHEIIERRAKTLYDPPARPAFMPEGLYHVLVKALAFEAEERFSAANDMRKALEAFVASYQQERLRDLEDALGRIDGLARKVTSLRDKMTPMREVLERLSLLGAILREAQEQRGEAEPAVLRTIADNTETQLDQITREIGALAEWLRVLGEKKDVPPGAGDKSGRREIEVLAPREGRAVSSKAKPRGESRALVVWGIAVALVVIVVGLFFLRTWG; encoded by the coding sequence GTGACGACGGACAAGGGCGAGGACGATCGAAAGCCGGCGGACAGCGACAGCGGCGTGGTGGTGAGCCCTTCGCAGAGCCTCCCCGCGCCCACGGTGCGCGCCCGGTCGCTCTCGCCCCGCGCCCCGTCATCGCCCTTTTTCCGCAACGAGGCGCTCCCCGGCGTCGCCCACCTCTACGAGGGCCCGCCGCCCTCCGTGACCGCGACCCCGGCCGCCGCCGCGCCGCTGCTCTTCGTCTGCGACGAGTGCTGGCGGACCTTCACCGACGGCTCGCAGCTCTCCTGCGCCTGCGAGCGTCCGCGCCCCGTCGAGGGCTGGGCCGCGATGCCGTACGTCCTGCGCGGCCGGTTCCTCTTCGTCGAACTGCTCGGCCGCGGCGGCATGGGCGCGGTGTTCCGGGCCTACGATCAAGCGTCGAAGGATCGGCCTTGGGTCGCGGTGAAGGTCATCCAGAAGGGCCTGCCGGAGTTCGAGGCGTCGCTCAAGGAGATGTTCCGCCGCGAGGTGGCCGCGGCGCAGATGCTCGCGCAGCACAAGCAGTTTTTCGTGGACGTCCTCGGCTTCGACGACGTCGCGCCGGCCTACCTCGCGCTGGAGTACGTCCCCTGGCAGACGCTCGCGGAGGTCGTGGCCTCGCTGCCCGCGATCGAGCGCCGTTTGCCGCCGGCGCAGGTGGCCCGCATTGGCATCGCCGTCCTGCGCGGCGCGGCCAAGATGCACTTTCACCGCATCGTTCACCGCGATCTCACGCCCGCGAACATCTTCGTCCGGTACGTGCCCGATCGCGAGGGCTACGACGTGAAGATCACCGATCTCGGCCTGTGGGCCTTTGATCAGGTGCAGGGCGAGAGCGACTCTCTTTCGCTCGTGGGCATGCCGGGGACGGCGGGCACGGCGGCGTACATGAGCCCGGAGCAGTCGACGGGCGAGAAGGTGGGCGCCGCGTCGGATCTGCACGCGATCGGATCGGTTTTGTGGGAGCTCGCGACGGGCTCGGTGCCGTACCCCGCGACGACCGACGGGCGCGTGCACGAGATCATCGAGCGGCGGGCCAAGACGCTGTACGATCCGCCCGCGCGGCCGGCGTTCATGCCGGAGGGGCTCTACCACGTGCTCGTCAAGGCGCTCGCGTTCGAGGCCGAGGAGCGGTTCTCCGCGGCGAACGACATGCGCAAGGCGCTGGAGGCGTTCGTCGCGTCCTACCAGCAGGAGCGGCTGCGCGACCTGGAGGACGCGCTCGGCCGGATCGACGGCCTCGCCCGCAAGGTGACGAGCCTGCGCGACAAGATGACCCCGATGCGCGAGGTGCTGGAGCGGCTGTCGCTGCTCGGCGCGATTCTGCGCGAGGCGCAGGAGCAGCGGGGCGAGGCCGAGCCGGCCGTGTTGCGGACGATCGCGGACAACACGGAGACGCAGCTCGATCAGATCACGCGGGAGATCGGGGCGCTCGCCGAGTGGCTGCGGGTGCTCGGGGAGAAAAAGGACGTGCCGCCGGGGGCGGGGGACAAGTCGGGGCGGCGGGAGATCGAGGTGCTCGCCCCGCGCGAGGGCCGGGCTGTGTCGTCCAAGGCGAAGCCGCGCGGGGAGAGCCGAGCGCTCGTCGTCTGGGGGATCGCGGTGGCGCTCGTCGTGATCGTGGTGGGGCTGTTTTTCTTGCGGACGTGGGGCTAA
- a CDS encoding membrane lipoprotein lipid attachment site-containing protein gives MKQILVALGLVAFLAGCSDGGNENTGGAGGDGGSGAAGGQGGAGGEGGQGGQGGQGGQGGAGGDDLQALYKAAVTDAATPEADEISDKLTEIRPDNAELVLDANGRVKMVTWTSYAGYDALVGMETTVPVEVWVTPAPKLAEFCKATGLKGAALDLRLEQLLGLPPGNGKTRVVELWVPMNSMFRPAPDMEIDDNVAQLDFPAGTPQTHIDWITNLRMTSYGDPGYPWTQLGYTYDWLPGGTSEVGLSEFVISKGTMLAVADVKSQEEYCTP, from the coding sequence CAGCGACGGCGGCAACGAGAACACGGGCGGCGCAGGCGGCGACGGCGGCAGCGGCGCCGCGGGCGGCCAAGGCGGCGCAGGTGGCGAAGGCGGCCAGGGCGGCCAGGGCGGCCAGGGCGGCCAGGGTGGCGCGGGCGGCGACGATCTGCAGGCCCTTTACAAGGCCGCCGTCACCGACGCCGCAACCCCGGAGGCGGACGAGATCTCCGACAAGCTCACGGAGATCCGCCCGGACAACGCCGAGCTCGTGCTCGACGCGAACGGCCGCGTGAAGATGGTCACCTGGACCTCGTACGCGGGCTACGACGCGCTCGTCGGCATGGAGACGACCGTGCCCGTGGAAGTGTGGGTCACGCCGGCGCCGAAGCTCGCGGAGTTCTGCAAGGCGACGGGCCTCAAGGGCGCCGCGCTCGACCTCCGGCTGGAGCAGCTCCTCGGCCTGCCCCCCGGGAACGGCAAGACCCGCGTCGTCGAGCTCTGGGTCCCGATGAACAGCATGTTCCGGCCCGCCCCCGACATGGAGATCGACGACAACGTCGCCCAGCTCGACTTCCCCGCCGGCACGCCGCAGACGCACATCGATTGGATCACCAACCTCCGCATGACCTCGTACGGGGACCCCGGGTACCCCTGGACCCAGCTCGGCTACACGTACGACTGGCTCCCGGGCGGCACGTCCGAGGTCGGCCTGAGCGAGTTCGTCATCAGCAAGGGGACGATGCTCGCCGTGGCGGACGTGAAGAGCCAGGAAGAGTACTGCACGCCGTGA
- a CDS encoding NAD(P)H-dependent oxidoreductase codes for MKVFIVHAHPEPKSFNAALTRVAVETFEGGGHDVVVSDLYTMGWEPVSGPQNFTGRKDPAVFKQQVEEAHAVETNGFSVEVQAEMDKLFACDALIFQFPMWWFSMPAILKGWVDRVFAFQRVYGGGRWYDHGTMRGKRAMASVTTGGPATMYEETGLAGDMNMLLAPVNQGVFRYVGFDVLPSFVAWAPARSTEADRAHMLAAYRERLLAWDTTAPLMYPSLSAYDPSFRLARP; via the coding sequence ATGAAGGTGTTCATCGTTCACGCGCACCCCGAGCCGAAGAGCTTCAACGCCGCCCTGACGCGCGTCGCCGTCGAGACGTTCGAGGGCGGCGGGCACGACGTCGTCGTGTCGGATCTCTACACGATGGGCTGGGAGCCCGTCTCGGGGCCGCAGAACTTCACGGGCCGCAAGGATCCCGCCGTCTTCAAGCAGCAGGTCGAGGAGGCCCACGCCGTCGAGACGAACGGTTTTTCCGTCGAGGTCCAGGCCGAGATGGACAAGCTTTTCGCCTGCGACGCCTTGATCTTCCAGTTCCCGATGTGGTGGTTCTCGATGCCCGCGATCCTGAAGGGCTGGGTCGATCGGGTGTTCGCGTTCCAGCGCGTCTACGGCGGGGGCCGGTGGTACGACCACGGCACGATGCGCGGCAAGCGGGCCATGGCCTCCGTCACGACGGGCGGGCCCGCGACGATGTACGAGGAGACCGGCCTCGCCGGCGACATGAACATGCTGCTCGCGCCCGTGAACCAGGGCGTCTTCCGGTACGTCGGCTTCGACGTGCTGCCGTCCTTCGTCGCCTGGGCGCCCGCGCGCTCCACCGAGGCCGATCGCGCCCATATGCTCGCCGCCTACCGCGAGCGGCTGCTCGCCTGGGACACGACGGCGCCGCTCATGTACCCGTCGCTCTCCGCATACGATCCGTCGTTCCGGCTCGCGCGTCCCTAG
- a CDS encoding CHAT domain-containing protein, giving the protein MSARASRWFAALLCTAACEDAPTPPDPPPLRVEFAGCAAVREGPVCEILAPSSLKFWVETPEDAHLSAEIDGATRAFTTASAQGGRRVTVDAPAGSREVALRAARNGAAAVFRLRLEPLVTSPALDEAEALRRRGQLDEAEAKLAPLQSDPSRVLRLGALRKRARIESKRGATPHAARLFAESLTEDRALGRVSDELHDRFALFHMHLYAGRRFADARAALSDVERLARDFPEGRVMASYYEGLLARETGDLRGALGGLRASQKAAARLGFEAQRVDALEVEASVLSQLGRHPDALAAMDEARSRLPGDASPCRRAESDNNLGWVALRTDADGQGLREPEPPLRAALEAFRKECPRPAEEANVLLNLGLYAMHRDRPEEARAHLDAARRAAPRVDARIEAWAAVLDGRIALAKPETRTALAPHERARAIGRAALLSDVELEGALGRARALEALGRTDDAERAYAEADALLDVALRAVPLGEGRETFLHGAELVTRLRVDFLLGRAEKAERSARDVWLREAALAAMRGKSRLLRALGCAASPSQTRREALDRSLARYHQGRAALEAELAALWRLPENRLDAALRAHDTRIKDLRAALDDALAHLCPHDRDATRGPFVPAPGEVTLVHLPTRSGWTGFVITPDAIVVHDAAGVRPDLPPSRLAAALFEPFAGALRGASRLRLITHPSLDRLDLHALPFDGAPLGARLPVVHGAGFDRPERPPSEGPLAALVVADPRGNLPGAREEARTVAAALRARGASVLLLEGEAATHAAVVAALTDPATHLFHFAGHGLYEGRDGWESALPLATGALAVADVLALARVPEQVVLSGCDTGRAGTSAASEGLGLGQAFVVAGARAVVAATRPIEDKKTLPFVHALYGDSKGPLDLVEALHRARRAAHEGDSPSDVASFRLLSP; this is encoded by the coding sequence ATGAGCGCGCGCGCATCCCGTTGGTTCGCGGCCCTTCTGTGCACCGCAGCCTGCGAGGACGCGCCCACCCCGCCCGACCCGCCTCCGCTTCGCGTCGAATTCGCCGGCTGCGCGGCCGTGCGCGAAGGCCCGGTCTGCGAGATTCTCGCCCCGAGCTCGCTGAAGTTCTGGGTCGAGACCCCCGAGGACGCCCATCTCTCCGCCGAGATCGACGGCGCGACGCGCGCCTTCACCACGGCGAGCGCGCAGGGAGGACGCCGCGTGACCGTGGACGCGCCCGCGGGCAGCCGGGAGGTCGCCCTTCGCGCCGCGCGCAATGGCGCGGCCGCGGTCTTTCGGCTTCGCCTCGAACCCCTCGTCACCTCGCCGGCCCTCGACGAGGCCGAGGCCCTGCGCCGCCGCGGGCAGCTCGACGAGGCCGAGGCGAAGCTCGCCCCGCTGCAATCGGATCCCTCCCGCGTCCTTCGCCTGGGCGCGCTCCGCAAACGCGCGCGCATCGAGAGCAAGCGCGGAGCCACACCCCACGCCGCCCGCCTGTTCGCCGAATCGCTCACGGAGGATCGCGCGCTCGGCCGTGTCTCCGACGAGCTGCACGACCGCTTTGCCCTCTTCCACATGCACCTTTATGCGGGACGCCGCTTCGCCGACGCGCGCGCTGCGCTCTCCGACGTCGAGCGCCTCGCGCGCGATTTCCCCGAGGGCCGCGTGATGGCTTCGTATTACGAGGGCCTGCTCGCGCGGGAGACCGGCGACCTGCGCGGCGCGCTCGGCGGCCTGCGCGCCTCGCAAAAGGCCGCTGCCCGGCTCGGCTTCGAGGCGCAACGCGTCGACGCGCTCGAAGTCGAAGCCAGCGTCCTCTCGCAGCTCGGCCGCCACCCCGATGCGCTCGCCGCCATGGACGAGGCGCGCAGCCGTTTGCCCGGAGACGCGAGCCCGTGCCGGCGCGCCGAATCCGACAACAACCTCGGCTGGGTCGCCCTGCGCACGGACGCGGACGGGCAAGGGCTGCGCGAGCCGGAGCCGCCGCTCCGCGCGGCGCTCGAAGCCTTCCGCAAGGAATGCCCGCGACCGGCGGAGGAAGCGAACGTCCTTCTGAACCTCGGCCTGTACGCGATGCATCGAGACCGCCCCGAGGAGGCGCGGGCCCACCTCGATGCAGCCCGGCGCGCCGCCCCCCGCGTGGATGCGCGCATCGAGGCTTGGGCCGCGGTGCTGGACGGCCGCATCGCCCTTGCCAAACCGGAGACGCGCACGGCCCTCGCGCCACACGAGCGAGCCCGCGCCATCGGACGCGCCGCGCTCCTTTCGGACGTGGAGCTCGAGGGCGCGCTCGGCCGCGCGCGGGCGCTCGAAGCGCTCGGCCGAACGGACGACGCCGAGCGCGCATATGCCGAGGCCGACGCGCTGCTCGACGTCGCGCTCCGGGCGGTCCCGCTCGGCGAAGGCCGCGAGACCTTCCTGCACGGCGCCGAGCTCGTCACGCGCCTGCGGGTCGATTTCCTCCTCGGGCGGGCCGAGAAGGCGGAGCGCAGCGCGCGCGACGTGTGGCTGCGAGAAGCGGCGCTCGCGGCCATGCGCGGCAAATCAAGGCTCTTGCGGGCGCTCGGGTGCGCGGCGTCTCCCTCGCAGACCCGCCGCGAGGCGCTCGATCGCTCCCTCGCCCGATATCACCAAGGGCGCGCCGCCCTCGAAGCGGAGCTCGCCGCGTTGTGGCGGCTGCCGGAAAACCGCCTCGACGCGGCGCTCCGCGCGCACGACACGCGCATCAAGGACCTGCGCGCCGCCCTCGACGACGCGCTCGCGCACCTTTGCCCGCACGACCGCGATGCAACGCGAGGTCCCTTCGTCCCGGCCCCTGGCGAGGTCACGCTCGTCCACCTGCCCACGCGCAGCGGGTGGACCGGCTTCGTGATCACGCCGGACGCGATCGTCGTCCATGACGCCGCGGGCGTTCGGCCCGACCTGCCGCCGTCCCGCCTCGCCGCGGCGCTGTTCGAGCCCTTCGCAGGCGCCCTTCGCGGCGCGTCGCGGCTGCGGCTGATCACGCATCCGTCGCTCGATCGGCTCGATCTGCACGCGCTGCCGTTCGACGGCGCTCCGCTCGGCGCGCGCCTGCCTGTCGTGCACGGCGCGGGATTCGACCGCCCGGAAAGGCCGCCTTCGGAGGGCCCGCTCGCGGCGCTCGTGGTCGCGGATCCACGCGGCAACCTGCCCGGCGCGCGCGAGGAGGCCCGCACGGTCGCCGCCGCGCTCCGCGCGCGGGGCGCCTCGGTCCTCTTGCTCGAAGGAGAGGCTGCCACGCACGCCGCCGTGGTCGCGGCGTTGACGGATCCGGCGACGCACCTGTTTCACTTCGCGGGTCACGGTCTCTACGAGGGTCGCGACGGCTGGGAGAGCGCCCTGCCGCTCGCCACGGGCGCGCTCGCCGTGGCGGACGTCCTCGCGCTCGCGCGGGTGCCGGAGCAGGTCGTGCTCTCGGGCTGCGACACGGGCCGGGCGGGGACGAGCGCCGCCTCCGAGGGCCTCGGGCTCGGGCAGGCCTTCGTCGTCGCCGGGGCGCGGGCCGTCGTCGCCGCGACGCGCCCCATCGAGGACAAGAAGACGCTGCCGTTCGTGCATGCCTTGTATGGCGACAGCAAAGGGCCGCTCGACCTGGTCGAGGCGCTCCACCGCGCCCGGCGCGCGGCGCACGAGGGGGATTCGCCGAGCGACGTGGCGAGCTTCCGTCTCCTCTCTCCTTGA
- a CDS encoding RNA polymerase sigma factor produces MPEDMAALLRRALAGERAAVRALIDALAPVVQARVARILLRRRAPQRDIRQETEDLVQEVLLVLFADAARALRQWEPARGMSLANFVGLIAEREVISILRSKRRSPWTEEPVLDEELEKPHDEQPSMERLFEDREALEALLAAIRARLGDRGMLLFQWLVVEGRPVEDICAALGMTPDAVYAWKSRLAKLVREVAKDLASDQDLPPRIPSSKVKP; encoded by the coding sequence GTGCCGGAGGACATGGCCGCGCTTTTACGGAGAGCCCTCGCGGGCGAGCGGGCCGCGGTCCGCGCGTTGATCGATGCGCTCGCGCCCGTCGTGCAGGCCCGCGTCGCCCGCATCCTGCTAAGGCGCCGCGCGCCCCAGCGCGATATCCGCCAGGAGACGGAGGACCTCGTCCAGGAGGTCCTCCTCGTTCTTTTCGCCGACGCCGCCCGCGCCTTGCGCCAATGGGAACCCGCGCGAGGGATGAGCCTCGCCAATTTCGTCGGCCTCATCGCGGAGCGCGAGGTCATCTCCATCCTGCGCAGCAAACGGCGCAGCCCCTGGACCGAAGAGCCGGTGCTCGACGAGGAGCTCGAAAAGCCCCACGACGAGCAGCCCTCGATGGAGCGGCTGTTCGAGGACCGTGAGGCCCTCGAGGCCCTGCTCGCGGCCATCCGCGCGCGGCTCGGGGACCGCGGAATGCTCCTCTTCCAATGGCTCGTCGTCGAAGGCCGGCCCGTCGAAGACATCTGCGCCGCGCTGGGCATGACCCCGGACGCCGTGTATGCCTGGAAGAGCCGCCTCGCCAAGCTCGTTCGCGAGGTCGCCAAGGATCTCGCGTCAGACCAGGACCTCCCGCCACGAATCCCATCGTCCAAGGTCAAGCCATGA